The Ptychodera flava strain L36383 chromosome 18, AS_Pfla_20210202, whole genome shotgun sequence sequence TGTACATTGCAAGTCTGTCAAACGAACTTTCCAAACAAATGTTCGAACCTAGTGCCATTTGTGTGACTTTACTTACTTGTTCAAGAACTTCAGGTGCTAGCCATGGAAGGGCCTTGATAGCATTCCTAGGAAAATCATGTACAGCCTTCAATTTCTTGCCATCTTCCACCATTGATATGGCACTTCGAAGTCCTGATAAGTAACTTCTGCCGTCTCCTGATAGGAGAATGTGACCGGCTCTAACACTCCTGAAAATGAAAACCATTGAATAACACTTCATAGCAAAACATGCATGGCCATGGTTGATTTATACAAATGTAGTCACACAGACAGAGCAAAGACTGCCCATGGAAGCTCCAAAGACGTTGTTTACCTGTGTACGTATCCCATCCTGTGAATGTAATCCAATGCCGTAACTACATCTCGAAGTATAAAAGCAATTGCTAATTCACTGAGTCCATAACCAAAGTGGTCTTCTAAAGATATAATGTCCTTTGCAGAACCTGGAATATCAAACATAATTGATAATTAGTACCAAGTAATATGTTTTGATATGGCTAATACACTAACACACTTTAACATGTAATGGGCAAAATTATGCTTTATATATTTGTTACGGCAACCGCTTCACAAATTGTTATACCTTTTACTAATCACCATTAATTTCTTGCAAGCTGAGCTGGAAAAGTGTTCTTTCGTTTACCTCTGATACtacagattttaaaaacaaactgaTTTTGATGTTCATAAATTTTCACATCCTTGTACTCAAATTGGTGTCAGAAAATTGTACCTGTTCAATTCTAATAATATTGAATCTGATGATTCTACTTAATAGGATAGATATTTGCACATTATGTGCTGCACTGATTTTTCATAAACTTTCAGCACTGGTATTATATTCCAAAAAAGAGATAGACATGTACAAAGTGAAGTCAAGATCTCTGCCACTGACTAGTCTTAACATCAGAGTCTGATGACATATCATTCTCTACGGAATGTTTGATACTTTTTCATGTAATTaagaattaaggtagaatgtgtctTGTGAAACATATtcactcaaactttttcaatacttttctggcctaccacttgtgttggatcattttaaagctcttgaagtaaatgaagttttcgttttaattttgtgtaaatcgtaaaaattattttttcccatacttttaacacagggatgccagccattttgaatttcaaatgggGGCAAGTGTTAGTTAAATTGTTTCTCTTGAACCAAAATTTCCTGGTGATCCCtgactttttattttattttgaaagagaatggtttaaagtttcattgaggatagtttgaacaaaagtttaagtctttcaatttcaaggcacatacaAGTACTACCGTAACACCAACTTACCATATGCCATGAGTGGCATGACTACCCACAATTCATTGTAGTGTACAAATGCACTGTGGAACgcaggcacatactaccttaacacaaACTTACCATATGCCATGAGTGGCATGACTACCCACAATTCATTGTAGTGTACAAATGCACAGTGGAACGCAGAAATATTGTCATGTTTCAGTACTCTTAGAAGTTGAAACTCGTGCTGTTGAGACAGAGAAGCAACAACAACACTACATCAGTTTCATTCACACTTAAAACAAAAGTGCAATGTTACTTCTCAAAACCTCCTTCCATACAGAGAATAAAGAAAAGCAATTTGACAGAAAAGATCAAAAGAGATAATTGGACTAATTTATTAAGAGTACATCCAGAATTACTATTGTCTATGTCATGTTATTGTAAAAGAGGAAATTTGTTGGTCTATCCTGCACAACACAAAagtttttttgatcaaatccTAAAACTTTGAACGGCCAGTCTATTTATTAACAAATCTTAGTGAAATTGTAGTGTTGCTAACAAATATAAAGATTACAAGGCCACAATCATAAACTATTTGTCCATGTATtcagttttgttctgtgtattctGTACAGCTTCTTATAAACATCCTAGAGCATAGTAACATACTTAGTATCTGGCTTGTCATCAGACTCTATACACGGACAATAGGCATTGTTATCGATGAAATGTGAATTTAACTTTGGAGCCAAATTAACTTGTCAATCACAACAATGCTGGGTATAGCTATAGACAACAGCTGTGTTTGAAAGCTGAACACTGAGTACATCAGCATATTCTAGAGAATGGTACAAGAATTTGTACTTGATACACAGTGTCCCTCTAACATACAACATGCATTGGAATTTGTAACCAGAAAACTCTGTTGTATGGCTACTATCCTGTACGCAACACTTTTTGTAGGCATAGCCAGTATTACAGGCATGTATGAAGGTTAAAAAAATGTGAGACTAGATTTATCTTGATTATGGAAAAGTTCAAATGTGAGATATACCTGCAGTATTGCCAGTTCATCAGTGAGACAATCTAGATTGCATGTTCTAATAGCAAGATGAGCATTGGAAGGGAGGTGTTTTGCCAAATAAATAGTTGCTGCTACATCTTCACTACCTTTGCCTGAAACAAAGACAACAATAAAAGAACTGAGGAGTGTGCTAGGAGTCACACAGATGACTTACTAAATCATAAGAAATCACTAGGCAGGTTGGCTGTACTTGTTTAAGCTGTAAAACAGCAGATATAAGTTGATGGCAATGGTTTGGTAAAATATTATAGTATGGGCCACACAATATTTGTCACAATTATATGTTTCTGCAATTAAATTTTAGTGACATGTGGTACAGTATACTCTCTAACATCCCAGATTTCTGATATCTTTGAGTCAATTTCTCTGTTACAAGTAACAGCCAAAATAAATGTCCAAGCATCAAACGTCAACATACCAAATAATCTTAGTAAGCACACCGGTGACACATtacttaggctgcgttcacaaataacgatgggggggggggggggggggggggacctggaggaatctcgattgaaatcttaatttttttcagatcccccctaagtaccctgaaaaattttcaattgcTCCCCCTCTGGCTCTatgtggtcaaaatttttcaagcccacaccccccccccccaactatcacagccCACATGTTTGtaaaaggatgtgagcgcagaaaaaatacacatgtattgcgccgttctgctcacaggtgttcaacactacctgtattagcactttgtatagtcatattcccaaggcaagttctttaaatgtatcagtgaattttttagatttattggtctaaaagccaacttgagttaatccaattccagccaggtcaattgctcctgctgaagagcacacaaaatgacaatcatgagagagtaggcaaattgtgaattctggctaattgccatattgcacagtgacctaccaaaatctaaaagacatatatgaattagatgcttagtaactcaaaattgacattactggaaggttaaaatattccatcaaataacgttttaatctctgaaattttgggtgtaataattcaaatttggttaaaaaataaataattccatttggtgacatattttttcttttagtctttactgttcaaagttttacttctgtatcattttataacaagaatgtgaaaatttagaaaatcaagcatggtgaccccatcttttttctttaatatttgattattctcatatgcaagaattcaaaaatttctatgtgttcttgcatgtgttgctctctggcctgatcttgtgtacaagtatgtttcactgtcatgagcgtcatttgacccaaactcttcttcaactaccatgtacatcagagtcagagctatctctgtcactgttcaggtatgcagtgacagtgacactgcagtagcagagcattaacgatagtgacactacccataggcagtagctgtattaactttgataattttggcaatatttttgtttagttttacaactgtgttcttgttctactccctacagcatgttgaattgtctagtattcagcttgctatcacagcctgtgtatgtgtaccatgcatttgtatcactgagaactgactgtcagtctggactctaattaaattatcacctaatacatattatatttatatatacaggctttgttgacaaactaaatattgtgtgtttgagcatgctgtagggagatagcaagaaactgtagttacaatctcaagtttgttttttacgacaaatcacacgtttagattttttcgagataaaagtcatgaaatgtgacaaaatggttctagattttgttaaattattactaacattacaacattttgatgacataaaatggtattcatttttcattgaattacctacaaaaacttggaattggaaaatgtaaaacacaaaagggaaccaaaaatgttcaagtccccccttacaggtagagcaaaattttcaagtcccccctctactacccccaaaattttcgaatcccccctgaattcctccagccccccctaaccgtttttgtgaatgcagcctcaGCATATCTGAACTACATTGGCCTGTGATTACTACCTGTATGCATTGGACCCTTACCTATGACAGCTAACAGCTGGTAGTGATGTGGTACAGGTAAATACTCAATCATGGTTACCATAGATACACATTCAAAGGAAATATCACTAGCCTGTGGAATgaacatacacacatgtattATGCAATGCATATGATCTGTACAAACAACATGctctaatttctttaaaatgtgCAGTTTAAATTCTTCTGAGATTTATAGTTCTAGTGTGACTGACATATCAAGAAGATTAAGCAACAGTTATTTCTCTTTCTTACCTTGGAAAAGTATAGttatgaaaattgcaaaaacatAATGTGGCAATTATAATCATTAAATAAAAGTGAGTCTGTAggttaaaattactgaaaatgcATACAATACCACCAGTCTAAATGAATACGCCAATTAAATGTTTTTGTCAATTGATTGGCATGTTTAAAAAAAGTTTTTCAATAGAAAACAACATACAAgatgacttaaaattttgcttgtAATTTCACCTTGTTTATCAATGCACACATCAAATCATAGCAAGCTAGCCGATGGATCAGTGCAAGACTGGCTACAAAAACCTACACTCACGAATACAGAGACTTACCAATGCAGTAGAGGAACTTTGGTGGACAGGATCATCACATGCTCCAATCCCTACTTTTGATTTTGCTATACAAGAACACGGCTGCAAacacatgaaaaaaacaaaatgttaatTATACATCTACACCTATGCTTCTTCACTGTTTATTTGTTAATACCAAACTCTCCTCAAGATCACATAATTTTATGTTGGTTAGTTTGTGCTTTACATAATTAAGATAGTTaattttatctatctatctatctatctatctatctatctatctaacaaattCATATAGTGGCTAATGTCCAAAGTTGAACAATGCTCAGCAGCGCCTTGAGTGATGAGGAGAATGAAAAGGAAGGATAAAATGGGAATTTCAAGACATTCAAAAGTAATACCATTACAATAATATGACCACCATCAATGCATTAATGACAGTCTGTAATGATTAGACATACAATTATATAACTCATAAACATTGGGATTTGacccaaactttgcatggtaacACAAACTTCCATGATGTTTGACTTACAAAGAATGACATGGACCTCTCCTGTGTTCCATGCAGTGGTCCAAGGTCTTTTTCCAATGTTGCTCTGAAGAAACCTGTAAATGAAATGAGTTCATGTCAAATATACAGTGCCTGTGAGATGCATTGGCCACTTATACTAGTATCGTCATCATGTGACCTTTTGACTAGTTTAGCCTCAGTTGACCTCCTACAACATAAACATTTACTTAgaaataatttttaacattcagaaccagctaaaatgctttgacaatgattctctttttaagtactttttgtcatgtactgacagttgcattgttcatgttgttgcaaaatacatgaatgaattgttacagattttcagacagAAAGTTTAATCACTTCTGAGCTAATttgaatgaagtgaatctgaaaacttttcagtgttatacacttttcagtgttatacattttcttccccttctctctttctttctgagccaatgtcattattgtgaacacggctaataaataaataaataataaacatgaTTGCCGCTTGGTAAATGGTAACTTATTTCGAACTAAAGAAATATCTGATTGTActaataaaattttcatctgACCACCATAAATACCAGTGTACTGACGTATTGGTGTCCATACTTGAACAGAAATGACCTGTAGAGAAGAATAACTGTGGCAAATATCTACACAAATGGATCAATGATAACAAAAAGTTGAGTCGTAAAATATAATGAGACAAAATTGTTGTTGAATCTTCGGAGAATCCATTGACAGTGTAGCGAAAAAAATCTTCCGCTCCATTGTCTATGGATTATCCCATATCTGAAATTGACACTGGTCGTCAAACGTTGAGGTCAaaatgactagggtcaaagttttatttatttatttatttatttatttattaaacttCATCACTGGCATGGTCTGGCAGCTGTGGTGGTCAGACGTGTTCTACTGCTGCTCCTCGTTTAGTTTCGTCTAACGTCCTTTTTTGGCCGATTTTCGCCGTGTTTTCCCTACTAGGAGCTACTAACTGCTTCAAGCAACCGTCCTATTTATCTGTGGATGATTTAGCATCTCCTGAACGACTTCTGAGAACATTTTATCTTCACCTACTCGCAACGGAGAAGTTAACGCGGATCAACACGTGTTTCTGTGTCTGCCATTGTATTCACACTGCCACGCATTCAAACGGACCTTGAGCGAACTTGGTTGAAAATTAGTCTTCAGCGAATGGTCTGCTATACATACAAGGTACTCTCATATACTCTCGTAGATAATGTCTACTGAGGAACTATTCTGTGACAATTGCCTGAAAAACATTTTGACGGATTCAACCATATTTCAGTGCACCGAGTGCATTGAATTTTACCTGTGCGAAAACTGTTTCTACTCTACAAATACAGTGCCAAGCAGCAGTCCGACTCAAGGCGGCTACGGAGGCAAGTTAGTTTCAACAACAAAAAGTGGTCATTCTGGTCCAGAACATTACTTCAAAATAATTACAGTTTTAATCTATTCACCATCCAGCAAATTGCCTAAAAGGTTCCATTAACTTTCTTGTGACTTCGCATTCCTGCCGACGTTATTTCTCTACTGTTTCACGTTTTGCTACGTCAAACTAATTTTTCATTCAACTAACGTCAAAATGGCTATACTCGGAGCAACGCTTACATTGTTGGCGTTTTCTATCCTGAATATCGTGGTTGGCCAACATAGTCTATTTTCTCGTACTGATAACCGCAGGGCGGAAGAGCTACTAGCACCTGTTGATGTCTCGATGGTCGCACTATGCAAATCCATTGACATCAAATACCTATACCTGAACCACATGCACGTTTTCGATCTTAGCGAGCCTGCCAATTGTCAGAAAAATACTATTGCTTGCGGCCGCATAACTTCGTATCTTTTATTGCTGTCAATCGTCATGAGTGGAGATGTACAACTTAACCCGGGCCCAATAAAATGTCCGTG is a genomic window containing:
- the LOC139117407 gene encoding STE20-related kinase adapter protein alpha-like, with product MSFFPCSCIAKSKVGIGACDDPVHQSSSTALASDISFECVSMVTMIEYLPVPHHYQLLAVIGKGSEDVAATIYLAKHLPSNAHLAIRTCNLDCLTDELAILQHEFQLLRVLKHDNISAFHCAFVHYNELWVVMPLMAYGSAKDIISLEDHFGYGLSELAIAFILRDVVTALDYIHRMGYVHRSVRAGHILLSGDGRSYLSGLRSAISMVEDGKKLKAVHDFPRNAIKALPWLAPEVLEQNVLGYDSSSDIYSVGITACELANGCVPFSDMTPTKMLLEKFNGTTPRLLDSTTACLVEEPVFKTESDATDSGLGSSVAASSVYKNNDPNSPFNRTFSQTFHDFVEVCLKSDPNQRPCAATLLSHPFFKQIKKRPNENLVQLLHPVAPLTDASNLPRVKDKSLEDADEMAKLSLKDPWEF